Proteins from a genomic interval of Clostridium scatologenes:
- a CDS encoding tagaturonate reductase — MKLNKEIYKEYKKYPEKILQFGEGNFLRAFVDWQVDKMNIEADFNGSVVVIPPTKNGKVDKLNEQDGLFNLYLQGIKEGKAVKEHFVINSISRGINCYEQYDEYLKVAEQPEIRFIFSNTTEAGITFDENDKMEDKPQNSYPGKLTAFLYHRFKAFKGEKDKGVIIIPCELIDRNGEKLKDIILKYAELWQLEEQFGIWLNEANTFCCSLVDRIVPGYPKDTIEEVTKELGYEDSLVDVSEQFHLWVIEGPEWIKNEFPADKAGLNVKFVEDMTPYRTRKVRILNGAHTSLVPVAYLYGLETVGQSVEHEVIGRYVKETVYDEIIPTLDLPEEELKYFAGAVLERFANPFVKHYLMSIALNSMSKFETRDLPSLREYVNRKGKLPKKLCFSLAALIEFYKGKRGEEKIELSDNEDILNLYRSLWENYDGTEAGLKNIVSTVLSYEKNWKMNLNEIEGLTDRVTNYLSKIEKLGIKEAIKEVM; from the coding sequence ATGAAACTAAATAAAGAAATTTATAAAGAGTATAAAAAATATCCAGAAAAGATTTTACAATTTGGAGAAGGTAATTTTCTAAGAGCTTTTGTTGATTGGCAAGTTGACAAAATGAATATAGAAGCAGATTTTAATGGAAGTGTAGTAGTAATTCCACCTACTAAGAATGGAAAAGTTGATAAATTAAATGAGCAAGATGGCTTGTTTAACTTATATTTGCAAGGAATAAAAGAGGGAAAAGCTGTTAAAGAACATTTTGTAATAAACAGCATAAGTAGAGGAATTAACTGTTATGAACAATATGATGAATATTTAAAAGTAGCAGAACAACCTGAAATAAGATTTATATTTTCAAATACTACTGAAGCAGGAATTACATTTGATGAAAACGATAAAATGGAAGATAAGCCACAGAACAGTTATCCTGGAAAATTAACTGCATTCTTATATCATAGATTTAAGGCTTTTAAAGGAGAAAAAGATAAAGGGGTAATAATAATTCCCTGTGAGCTTATAGATAGAAATGGTGAAAAACTTAAAGATATAATTTTGAAGTATGCAGAACTTTGGCAGCTAGAAGAACAATTTGGAATTTGGTTAAATGAGGCTAATACATTTTGCTGCAGCCTTGTAGACAGAATAGTTCCAGGATATCCAAAGGATACAATTGAAGAAGTAACAAAAGAATTAGGTTATGAAGATAGCCTTGTAGATGTTAGTGAACAATTTCACTTATGGGTAATTGAAGGACCTGAATGGATAAAAAATGAGTTTCCAGCAGATAAAGCAGGGTTAAATGTTAAATTTGTTGAAGACATGACTCCTTATAGAACAAGAAAGGTTAGAATTTTAAATGGAGCACATACCTCTTTGGTACCAGTAGCATACCTTTATGGTTTAGAAACTGTAGGACAATCAGTTGAACATGAGGTTATTGGAAGATATGTAAAGGAAACTGTGTATGATGAAATAATACCAACATTGGATTTGCCAGAAGAAGAATTAAAATACTTTGCAGGTGCAGTACTTGAAAGATTTGCGAATCCTTTCGTAAAACACTACTTAATGAGTATAGCACTAAATTCAATGTCAAAATTTGAAACAAGAGATTTACCATCTTTAAGAGAGTATGTAAATAGAAAAGGAAAACTTCCTAAAAAATTATGTTTCTCATTGGCTGCATTAATAGAATTCTATAAAGGTAAAAGAGGAGAAGAAAAAATAGAACTATCAGATAATGAAGATATTTTAAATTTATATAGGTCCTTATGGGAAAATTATGATGGAACTGAAGCAGGATTAAAGAATATAGTAAGTACAGTTTTATCCTATGAAAAGAATTGGAAAATGAATTTAAATGAAATTGAAGGATTAACAGACAGAGTAACTAACTACTTATCAAAAATTGAAAAGCTGGGGATTAAGGAAGCAATTAAAGAAGTTATGTAG
- a CDS encoding sigma-70 family RNA polymerase sigma factor: MEQFALSNSLDKNQSKELDLTYIFETYYKRIYNYIYYRVNSNEEAEDLTSQVFEKVMLKIATYSKDKANFEVWLFAIARNVINDHFRSLKKHKIFSIDKIKELISKENNPEEIVLTAETNDKLLRALKVLKSKERNIVAFKFGGNLKNKEIAEILNLTESNVGVMLYRIIKKLKVEMEREV; the protein is encoded by the coding sequence ATGGAGCAGTTTGCTTTATCTAATTCTTTAGATAAGAACCAAAGTAAAGAATTAGATTTAACCTATATTTTTGAAACCTACTACAAAAGGATATACAACTATATATATTACAGAGTTAATTCTAATGAAGAAGCAGAAGATCTGACAAGTCAGGTTTTTGAAAAGGTGATGTTAAAAATAGCTACTTATTCTAAAGATAAGGCTAATTTTGAAGTGTGGTTGTTTGCTATAGCAAGGAATGTAATAAATGACCATTTTAGAAGTTTAAAGAAACATAAAATATTTTCTATAGATAAAATCAAAGAATTAATATCAAAAGAAAATAATCCAGAAGAGATAGTCTTAACAGCTGAAACTAATGACAAACTTTTAAGAGCCTTAAAAGTTTTGAAAAGCAAAGAGAGAAATATTGTGGCATTTAAATTTGGAGGAAATTTAAAAAATAAGGAAATTGCAGAAATTTTAAATCTTACAGAAAGCAATGTGGGAGTAATGCTTTATAGAATAATAAAAAAGCTTAAAGTAGAAATGGAAAGAGAGGTATAG
- a CDS encoding DUF4179 domain-containing protein has protein sequence MSINNIPEKLMENVENKLRKHVENKKKKLHFYASAAILILAIMLLISVFAYSKYYNNIPFKQEIDLARQNNNVSKINKSFKYKNLEFTIKDIMADETGIEVIYNVSNPKYYIDGLSFKDANNKNSHIFGYSLPDSSDNSDKKEKAFFLFIDSKEALKYVQKNPITINIDKISYKNTEYNNKILAKISSFINPKNDSFKVNWNLKTQITMQNVKNIPINKEYSLNIGTLKLKSLKEGILKTILEYDFTPSEGNIPEMRPLFSVRLDNNYTDNINEEERPDYRSSGYVHGEEFKSIYYKNVKEIGIRLVGASVNYWYNKEYEISKDKLPMQFDFNGEKFNITSLIQKDNYTQYNIEYDKTNRIYERIGIIPVRFSNTDNYGSESHYKNEKVQFKDQASRNTVYNALIKKSPNLNSIYNNAGYSGMGVNNAVVSENFTFKGRSVPNKFKIESASRSFLYDTDEIIIKNNSN, from the coding sequence ATGAGTATTAACAATATTCCTGAAAAATTAATGGAAAATGTTGAAAACAAACTTAGAAAACATGTTGAAAATAAAAAGAAGAAGCTCCACTTTTATGCATCAGCTGCTATTTTAATCCTAGCAATTATGCTTCTAATATCAGTTTTTGCATATAGCAAATACTACAACAATATCCCCTTTAAACAAGAAATAGATTTAGCTAGACAAAATAATAATGTTTCTAAAATAAATAAATCATTTAAATATAAAAATCTAGAGTTTACTATAAAAGATATAATGGCAGATGAAACAGGTATAGAAGTTATCTATAACGTATCTAATCCTAAATATTATATAGATGGATTAAGCTTTAAAGATGCAAACAATAAAAATTCCCATATTTTTGGATACTCTCTACCAGATTCAAGTGACAACTCAGACAAAAAAGAAAAAGCTTTTTTCCTTTTTATTGATAGTAAAGAGGCACTAAAATATGTACAAAAAAATCCTATAACTATAAATATAGACAAAATTTCATACAAAAATACTGAATATAATAATAAAATACTAGCTAAAATAAGTTCATTTATTAATCCCAAAAACGATAGTTTTAAAGTAAACTGGAATTTAAAAACACAAATAACTATGCAAAATGTTAAAAATATCCCTATAAATAAAGAATATAGTCTCAATATAGGTACATTAAAACTTAAAAGTTTAAAGGAAGGAATTCTTAAAACTATTCTAGAATATGATTTTACTCCATCAGAGGGAAATATCCCTGAAATGCGGCCATTATTCTCAGTTAGACTAGATAATAACTATACAGATAACATTAATGAAGAAGAAAGACCAGATTACAGATCATCAGGATATGTACATGGGGAAGAATTTAAATCTATATATTACAAAAATGTAAAAGAAATAGGCATACGATTAGTAGGTGCATCTGTTAATTATTGGTATAACAAAGAATATGAAATTTCTAAAGACAAACTTCCAATGCAGTTTGATTTTAATGGAGAAAAATTTAATATTACATCCTTGATACAAAAAGACAATTATACACAATACAACATTGAATATGATAAAACAAATAGAATTTATGAACGTATTGGAATTATCCCAGTTAGGTTTAGTAATACTGATAATTATGGCTCCGAGTCACATTACAAAAATGAAAAAGTACAATTTAAAGATCAAGCATCTAGAAATACTGTTTATAACGCTTTAATAAAAAAATCTCCTAATTTAAATTCTATTTATAATAATGCAGGTTATTCTGGTATGGGAGTAAATAATGCTGTTGTAAGTGAAAATTTTACTTTTAAAGGCCGCAGTGTTCCTAATAAATTTAAAATTGAAAGTGCATCAAGAAGTTTTCTTTATGATACTGATGAAATAATAATTAAAAATAACTCCAATTAA
- a CDS encoding sigma-70 family RNA polymerase sigma factor: MNIETLVLKSKSGDISAFMELLKQKEELFYKISFTYTKNPYDAEDCISEAAIKGFEKIKQLKNPNKFYSWFTSILINICRKVFRENRVISSEKEINEVRDMFSYDSIEDKIIIEGLLNTLKNDEREILVLRYLKDYSIQDVAEIMDIPINTVKTKIYRALNFLKSKSGRAKNEY, translated from the coding sequence ATGAACATAGAAACACTTGTGCTTAAAAGCAAAAGCGGAGATATTTCTGCATTTATGGAGCTTTTAAAACAAAAAGAAGAGTTATTTTATAAAATTTCTTTCACCTATACTAAAAATCCATATGATGCAGAAGATTGCATATCTGAAGCTGCTATAAAAGGTTTTGAAAAAATTAAGCAGTTAAAAAATCCAAATAAATTTTACAGCTGGTTTACTTCAATACTTATAAACATATGCAGAAAGGTATTTAGAGAAAATAGAGTTATCTCATCAGAAAAAGAAATAAATGAAGTTAGAGATATGTTCTCTTATGATTCTATTGAAGATAAAATTATAATTGAAGGCTTACTTAATACATTAAAAAATGATGAGAGAGAAATATTGGTTTTAAGATATCTTAAAGATTACTCCATACAAGATGTAGCAGAAATTATGGATATTCCTATTAATACAGTTAAAACAAAAATATATAGAGCTCTTAATTTTCTAAAATCAAAGAGTGGGAGGGCAAAAAATGAGTATTAA
- a CDS encoding LacI family DNA-binding transcriptional regulator encodes MSVTIKDIAKLANVSHTTVSRALNNSPLINEETKSKIKAIAEKLNYVPNYIAKSLVLDKSYTIGLFFSSISRGTSSGFFFETVTGVNSAIEENYNLVVRGIDNYKDFTAINKKRFDGIVLMSQSDNDNYFVYDIMQKGIPLVVLNRELEEESLVNIISDDKEGTFKAVEHLIKNGHKDIAIIEGKKEFKSTQNRKNGFMEALIHYNIPVRKEYIVKGNFDMKSGYSAMNKLINLDKVPTAVFCSNDDMAIGAIKAAFDNGLSVPKDISIVGFDDIAVSEYSTPSLTTVKRPIEDISIMGGKKIIDIINGESNKGEKIFLKTKLVIRDSVLKLNENN; translated from the coding sequence ATGAGCGTAACAATAAAAGACATAGCAAAATTAGCAAATGTGTCACATACAACAGTTTCAAGAGCACTTAATAATAGTCCTTTAATAAATGAAGAAACAAAAAGTAAAATAAAAGCTATAGCAGAAAAACTTAATTATGTGCCTAATTATATTGCAAAAAGCTTAGTGTTAGATAAATCTTATACTATAGGGTTATTTTTCTCCAGCATAAGTAGAGGTACATCCTCAGGATTTTTCTTTGAAACAGTAACAGGAGTAAATAGTGCTATAGAAGAAAATTATAATTTAGTTGTAAGAGGGATTGATAACTATAAGGATTTTACAGCTATTAATAAAAAGAGATTTGATGGAATAGTTTTAATGAGTCAAAGTGACAATGATAATTACTTTGTATATGATATAATGCAAAAAGGGATTCCACTAGTAGTTTTAAATAGAGAATTAGAAGAGGAATCTTTAGTAAATATAATATCTGATGATAAGGAAGGTACTTTTAAAGCTGTAGAGCATTTGATAAAAAATGGGCATAAAGATATAGCAATAATAGAAGGAAAAAAGGAATTTAAATCTACTCAAAACAGGAAAAATGGATTTATGGAAGCTTTGATTCACTATAACATACCAGTACGTAAAGAATATATTGTTAAAGGAAATTTTGATATGAAAAGTGGATATTCTGCTATGAATAAGCTTATAAATTTAGATAAAGTTCCTACAGCAGTATTTTGTTCTAATGACGATATGGCAATAGGGGCTATAAAAGCAGCTTTTGATAATGGCCTTAGTGTTCCGAAAGATATTTCAATAGTAGGATTTGATGATATAGCAGTTTCAGAATATTCTACGCCATCACTTACAACTGTGAAAAGACCAATAGAAGACATAAGTATAATGGGTGGAAAGAAGATAATCGATATAATAAATGGAGAAAGTAATAAAGGTGAAAAAATTTTTCTTAAGACTAAACTTGTGATAAGAGATTCTGTTCTTAAACTAAATGAAAATAACTAA
- a CDS encoding bifunctional 2-keto-4-hydroxyglutarate aldolase/2-keto-3-deoxy-6-phosphogluconate aldolase, whose translation MIEKLETLRKITEVGVVAVVRAENAEKAEKISKACIEGGIPAIEVTFTVPGADKVITSLKEKFTEDELIVGAGTVLDSETARIAILAGAKYIVSPGFDLETAKLCNRYQIPYMPGCMTITEIIRAMEAGASVIKVFPGSAFGPSIVKDFKAPLPQAPIMPTGGVSLENVDQWIKNGCIAVGVGGKLTAGANTGNYDEVTRVARLFVEKVKEARSK comes from the coding sequence ATGATAGAAAAATTAGAAACTCTAAGAAAAATTACTGAAGTAGGAGTAGTTGCAGTAGTTAGAGCTGAAAATGCAGAAAAAGCAGAAAAAATTTCAAAAGCATGTATAGAAGGTGGAATACCAGCAATAGAAGTAACATTTACTGTTCCAGGAGCAGATAAAGTAATAACTTCATTAAAAGAAAAATTTACAGAAGATGAATTAATAGTAGGAGCAGGAACAGTACTTGACAGCGAAACAGCGAGAATAGCTATACTTGCAGGTGCAAAATATATAGTAAGTCCAGGATTTGATTTGGAAACAGCTAAACTATGTAATAGATATCAAATACCTTATATGCCAGGATGTATGACAATTACTGAAATAATTAGAGCAATGGAAGCTGGAGCATCTGTTATTAAAGTATTCCCAGGAAGTGCTTTTGGTCCAAGCATAGTAAAAGATTTTAAAGCACCTCTTCCACAAGCACCTATTATGCCAACAGGTGGTGTAAGTTTGGAAAATGTAGATCAATGGATAAAAAATGGATGTATTGCAGTAGGAGTAGGTGGAAAATTAACTGCTGGTGCAAACACTGGTAATTATGATGAAGTAACTAGAGTTGCAAGACTTTTCGTAGAAAAAGTAAAAGAAGCTAGAAGTAAATAG
- a CDS encoding UxaA family hydrolase: MKSVIKINENDNVVVALRDLEKGQIIEIDNEKIGLQEAVKRGHKIAVRKIKLNENIIKYGFPIGHAICDISEGEWIHTHNAKTNLEGIKDYNFNQRLIKNAFENKKLTFKGYRRDNGNVGIRNELWIVPTVGCINGIADKVIEKFKAELGNLNIDNTLVLKHNYGCSQLGDDHKNTRTILIDAVKHPNAGGVLVMGLGCENNNMNEFKKALGEYDEKRVKFLVAQEVSDEIEEGVKLLKELYENMKNDKREEVPLCELKIGLKCGGSDGLSGITANPLVGKFSDWLIAQGGTTILTEVPEMFGAEILLMDRTKSKEIFDKTVHLINDFKEYFMNYNQPVYENPSPGNKAGGITTLEDKSLGCTQKAGIETVVDVLKYGETLKTRGLNLLSAPGNDLVAASALAAAGCQMVLFTTGRGTPFGSFVPTMKISTNSDLYKLKPHWIDFNAGTLVEDKTLDSLLEEFIEYVIKIASGELVNNEKNEFREIAIFKNGVTL; encoded by the coding sequence ATGAAAAGCGTTATTAAAATAAATGAAAATGATAATGTAGTTGTGGCTTTAAGAGATTTAGAAAAAGGTCAAATTATAGAAATAGATAATGAAAAAATTGGTCTTCAAGAAGCTGTTAAAAGAGGTCATAAGATAGCTGTAAGAAAAATTAAGTTGAATGAAAATATAATCAAATATGGGTTCCCTATAGGTCATGCAATTTGTGATATATCAGAAGGTGAATGGATTCATACTCATAATGCAAAAACCAACTTAGAGGGTATAAAGGATTATAATTTTAACCAAAGGCTTATTAAGAATGCATTTGAAAATAAAAAATTAACTTTTAAGGGATATAGAAGAGACAATGGAAATGTAGGTATAAGAAATGAACTTTGGATAGTGCCTACAGTTGGGTGTATAAATGGCATAGCAGATAAAGTTATAGAAAAATTTAAGGCTGAATTAGGTAATTTGAATATAGATAATACGTTAGTTCTAAAGCATAATTATGGATGCTCTCAACTTGGAGATGATCATAAAAATACTAGAACTATATTAATAGATGCAGTTAAACATCCTAATGCTGGTGGAGTATTGGTTATGGGGCTTGGATGTGAAAACAACAATATGAATGAATTTAAAAAGGCGTTGGGAGAATATGATGAGAAAAGAGTAAAGTTTTTAGTTGCTCAAGAAGTTTCAGATGAAATAGAAGAAGGAGTTAAACTATTAAAAGAACTTTATGAAAATATGAAAAATGATAAAAGAGAAGAAGTGCCTTTATGCGAACTTAAAATAGGACTTAAATGTGGTGGATCAGATGGACTTTCAGGAATAACTGCAAATCCTCTTGTAGGAAAGTTTTCAGATTGGTTGATAGCACAAGGTGGAACCACAATTTTAACAGAAGTTCCAGAAATGTTTGGAGCAGAAATACTATTAATGGATAGGACTAAAAGTAAAGAGATATTTGATAAAACTGTTCATCTAATTAATGATTTTAAAGAGTATTTTATGAATTATAATCAGCCAGTATACGAAAATCCTTCACCAGGAAATAAGGCTGGAGGAATAACAACTCTTGAGGATAAATCTTTGGGATGTACACAAAAGGCAGGTATAGAAACAGTAGTGGATGTGCTCAAATATGGAGAAACGTTGAAAACAAGAGGATTAAACCTTTTAAGTGCTCCAGGAAATGATTTAGTAGCAGCATCTGCTTTAGCAGCAGCTGGTTGTCAAATGGTTTTATTTACAACAGGTAGGGGAACTCCTTTTGGAAGCTTTGTTCCTACTATGAAAATTTCAACTAATTCAGATCTTTATAAATTAAAACCTCATTGGATTGATTTTAATGCAGGAACTTTAGTAGAAGATAAAACGTTAGATAGCCTGTTAGAAGAGTTTATTGAATATGTAATTAAGATAGCTAGTGGTGAATTGGTTAATAACGAGAAAAATGAATTTAGAGAAATAGCTATATTTAAAAATGGAGTGACACTATAG
- a CDS encoding sugar kinase, which yields MKKVVTMGEILLRLSTPGYERFTQAQSFDIVYGGAEANVAISLANWGINSCFVTELPDNPIGQSAINNLKKYGVNTEYIHRGGERVGIYFFEKGNSVRSSKVVYDRANSAITKVDVDDFDFDEIFKDADWFHISGITPALGENCIRLAKKAVEAAKAYKVPISIDLNYRKQLWGIEEFERVMPGLLEGVDICFGWLSSVEGKQSEYKVADFSNGELDEKRFKSIFGKMIQKFNIKYVVSTLRENFSASHNALSAIIYDGNELYRSKRYDFTIQDRVGGGDAFASGLIYGLVQGKSHKEALEFGVAASVLKHTIDGDANIVTENEVLELAAGNASGSVQR from the coding sequence ATGAAAAAAGTAGTGACTATGGGAGAAATATTGCTAAGATTATCCACACCAGGATATGAAAGATTTACTCAAGCACAATCCTTTGACATAGTTTATGGTGGTGCTGAAGCCAATGTAGCTATATCTTTAGCAAATTGGGGAATAAATTCATGCTTTGTTACTGAATTGCCTGATAACCCAATAGGGCAAAGTGCTATAAACAACTTAAAAAAGTATGGGGTTAATACAGAATACATTCATAGAGGTGGAGAAAGAGTAGGTATTTACTTTTTTGAAAAGGGGAATTCTGTAAGATCATCTAAGGTTGTATATGATAGAGCTAATTCAGCGATTACAAAAGTAGATGTTGATGATTTTGATTTTGACGAAATATTTAAAGATGCAGACTGGTTTCATATTTCAGGAATAACTCCAGCTTTAGGAGAAAATTGCATAAGACTTGCAAAAAAAGCTGTAGAAGCAGCTAAAGCATATAAAGTTCCAATAAGTATAGATTTAAATTATAGAAAGCAGCTTTGGGGCATTGAAGAATTTGAAAGAGTAATGCCAGGACTATTAGAAGGTGTAGATATTTGCTTTGGATGGCTAAGTAGTGTAGAAGGAAAACAAAGTGAATATAAAGTAGCTGATTTTTCGAATGGAGAATTAGATGAGAAAAGATTTAAATCTATATTTGGAAAGATGATACAAAAATTCAATATAAAATATGTAGTGTCTACACTAAGAGAGAATTTTTCAGCTTCACATAATGCTCTTTCAGCTATAATTTATGATGGAAATGAGCTTTATAGATCAAAAAGATACGATTTTACCATACAGGATAGAGTAGGCGGTGGAGATGCCTTTGCTTCTGGATTAATATATGGGTTAGTACAGGGCAAAAGTCATAAAGAAGCCTTAGAGTTTGGAGTAGCAGCTTCGGTATTAAAGCACACAATAGATGGAGATGCAAATATCGTCACAGAAAATGAAGTACTAGAGCTTGCAGCAGGAAATGCATCTGGTAGTGTACAAAGATAG
- a CDS encoding DUF4367 domain-containing protein: MKGSNKIKRIAAAAACCLIICGALSQTSFAKGVLEKVISKVFIGDNGSKIMQEKESPKTDKNVYRPIPDKLKGKVFDKNGKPITRFTDGTKFYTANGEKITGFVSSSKDPNNVTIETEKSMKEKFLIVKDSSTLNQYTCFKVKLPSYLPKDYKFDRAEFIKNKDGKVSNQYIFIFFTNKKTGKEIFMSQRVSNNDTKFVSSTDGKLEKVKVNRKDAAISDDRYIDWEYDNVLYEVSGKGALGKDELIKIAESVK, encoded by the coding sequence GTGAAAGGTTCAAATAAAATTAAGCGTATTGCTGCTGCAGCTGCATGCTGTTTAATAATATGTGGAGCTTTAAGTCAAACATCTTTTGCAAAAGGAGTATTAGAAAAAGTAATAAGTAAAGTGTTTATTGGTGATAATGGCAGCAAGATCATGCAAGAAAAGGAATCTCCTAAAACAGATAAAAATGTTTATCGTCCTATACCGGATAAATTGAAAGGAAAGGTTTTTGACAAAAATGGCAAACCTATAACGAGATTTACTGATGGTACTAAATTTTATACAGCTAATGGAGAAAAAATTACTGGCTTTGTTAGTTCATCAAAAGATCCTAATAATGTTACAATAGAAACTGAAAAAAGCATGAAAGAGAAATTTCTAATAGTTAAAGATTCTAGCACATTAAATCAATATACTTGTTTCAAAGTTAAACTTCCTTCTTACTTGCCAAAAGATTATAAATTTGATAGAGCAGAGTTTATAAAAAATAAGGATGGAAAAGTTAGTAATCAATACATTTTTATATTTTTTACTAATAAAAAAACAGGCAAAGAGATTTTTATGTCTCAAAGAGTTTCAAATAATGATACTAAATTTGTAAGTTCAACAGATGGCAAACTTGAAAAAGTAAAAGTTAATAGAAAAGATGCTGCAATAAGTGATGATAGATATATTGATTGGGAATATGATAATGTACTTTATGAAGTATCAGGTAAAGGAGCACTTGGAAAAGATGAATTAATAAAAATTGCAGAGTCTGTTAAATAA
- a CDS encoding methyl-accepting chemotaxis protein: MKINFNSFKNINITQGIIVMWLVSLITTIVIGVIGYVNTSRMHNNINDMYVNIIPKLKDWGDVNGDMGVLRNTLTKIIDRPFEEQNEKTMISLNNDIRAIISRNEISSKNDSDEMKLVLQMKEAYEHYYSFIPNIIEQRKNNIVPDKQITNVSMGNYGNDLAKKNIQLIDYQKQKAKEQNEKSKILYYKNMTLFIIIFSISILILTIISIIVIFIIKNSIKEFIDNLCKLSEGDFTVKFNTKLTNEFGIMNKALEKTVISISNTISLIKNDSTNVTNQSISLTNISEQMHCYIKEVSTLIKEVTKGSSSQADQLVLINSNLNSFGEELDVIMESINGIHNNAKSISNRSKKSDVELSKLASSINNIATSYDEARKRISELTISIEKITEIINLINNISDQTNLLALNASIEAARAGEAGRGFSVVADEIRKLAEQSRSSSRDISNLLNTIEGEANLVTQTTDNANNELMEQLTVISNNIVSFREIITSIEGILPQIQEMNKSIVEINSRKDHIISNVEKTSLVAEENSQASQEISSSTEKMTMSSDEVAKAAILLKDMMKKILEQVEKFVV, encoded by the coding sequence ATGAAAATAAATTTTAATAGTTTTAAAAATATAAATATTACACAAGGGATAATAGTAATGTGGTTAGTATCTTTAATAACAACTATTGTTATTGGGGTAATAGGATATGTAAATACATCTAGAATGCATAATAATATAAATGATATGTATGTTAATATTATACCTAAGCTAAAAGATTGGGGTGATGTTAATGGTGACATGGGGGTTTTGAGAAATACATTGACTAAAATAATAGACAGACCATTTGAAGAACAAAATGAAAAGACAATGATTAGCTTAAATAATGACATAAGAGCTATAATATCTAGAAATGAGATATCATCAAAAAATGATTCAGATGAAATGAAATTGGTTTTACAGATGAAGGAAGCTTATGAACATTATTACTCTTTTATACCAAATATTATAGAGCAAAGAAAAAATAATATAGTGCCAGATAAACAAATAACAAATGTATCTATGGGCAATTATGGAAATGATTTAGCTAAAAAGAATATTCAGCTAATTGACTACCAAAAGCAAAAAGCTAAAGAACAAAATGAAAAGTCTAAAATTTTGTATTATAAAAATATGACTTTATTTATTATTATTTTTAGCATATCTATTTTAATTTTAACTATAATATCAATTATTGTTATTTTTATAATCAAAAATTCTATAAAAGAATTTATTGATAACTTATGTAAATTATCTGAAGGAGACTTTACAGTTAAATTTAATACTAAGCTTACTAATGAATTTGGCATAATGAATAAAGCATTAGAAAAAACAGTTATATCTATTTCAAATACTATTTCTTTGATAAAAAATGATTCTACAAATGTTACCAATCAATCTATATCACTTACAAATATATCAGAACAAATGCATTGTTATATAAAAGAAGTTTCAACTTTAATTAAAGAAGTAACAAAAGGGTCTTCAAGTCAAGCTGACCAACTTGTATTAATAAATTCAAATTTGAATTCATTTGGTGAAGAATTGGATGTAATAATGGAATCTATAAATGGAATTCATAATAATGCAAAAAGTATTAGTAATAGATCGAAAAAAAGTGATGTAGAATTAAGTAAACTTGCAAGTTCTATAAATAATATTGCAACATCATATGATGAAGCAAGAAAAAGAATAAGTGAATTAACCATAAGTATTGAAAAAATTACAGAAATAATCAATCTAATTAATAACATATCAGATCAGACAAATTTACTTGCTTTGAATGCATCTATTGAGGCAGCTAGGGCTGGAGAAGCAGGAAGAGGATTCTCGGTAGTGGCAGATGAAATTAGAAAACTAGCAGAGCAGTCAAGAAGTTCATCAAGGGATATAAGCAATTTATTAAATACTATTGAAGGTGAAGCTAATTTGGTTACTCAAACTACTGATAATGCTAATAATGAGCTTATGGAACAACTTACAGTAATAAGTAATAATATAGTTTCTTTTAGAGAAATAATAACTTCTATAGAAGGCATATTACCTCAAATTCAAGAAATGAACAAATCTATAGTAGAAATTAATAGTAGGAAAGATCACATTATATCAAATGTTGAAAAAACTTCCTTAGTAGCAGAAGAAAATTCACAAGCATCTCAAGAAATTTCTTCCTCAACAGAAAAAATGACTATGTCATCTGATGAAGTTGCAAAAGCAGCAATATTGCTAAAGGATATGATGAAGAAAATTTTAGAACAAGTTGAAAAATTTGTTGTATAA